A window of Chromohalobacter canadensis genomic DNA:
AGGGCAATACTTCGAAGCCAAGCGTTTCGAGTTGGTGCCGTGTCCACTCGCGCGTTGTGATGACGCGTTCGCGGCAGGCATCGAAGTATGCCTGATCCTGCAGCGCGGCGATGCCCACTTCGATGGTGATGCTGTCGACAGGGAAAGAATTGAACGAGTCCTTGACGCGCTCCAGCCCCTCGATCAATTCTCGCGAGCCGATCGCAAAGCCCAGACGCAATCCTGCCAGGCTTCGTGATTTGGAGAACGTTCCCGTCACCAGCAAGTTGGGGAAGCGCGACACCAGAGGGATCGTGCTTTCACCGCCGAAGTCCACATAGGCTTCATCGACCAGTACCACGCTCTCGGTATTACGTTCGAGCAAGGCAGCTATCGCCTCGCGTGGGTGCCCGTGGCCGGTCGGTGCGTTGGGATTGGCGAAGACGATGCCGCCATTGTCGGTATCGAAGGCCGTCAGTGGCACGCGCCACTGGTCGTCCAGTGCCACGCTTCGGTAGGCCACATCGTAGAGCTTGCAGTAGACCGGATAGAAGCTATAGGAAATCGCCGGCATCAGCAGCGGCTGTGTCTGGCGAAAGAACGCCTGGAAAGCTAGCGCTAGCACCTCGTCGGAGCCATTGCCGACGAATACCTGCTCGGTCGCAACGCCGTATTCCCCGGCCAGTGCCTCGCGAAGCGCGGTGGCGCTAGGGTCCGGGTAAAGGCGTAGATGATCGGCCGGAAAATCGCGTAGTGTCTGCTCGACACCGGGCGCGGGCGGATAGGGGTTCTCGTTGGTATTGAGTTTGATAAGACGCTCGCGCGGTTGCTCTCCCGGCACATAAGGAGTGAGCTCACGCACGGCGGGGCTCCAGAACTTGCTCATGAAAGCTCGCACAGGCAGTGATGAGGTAGGTGTCCATGGTGACGCGACGCCCGGACGCGCGCAAGTTGCGCCGCGTCTCGTATCGTATGTCGACGCCAGAAAATGCCGGCATGCCCTTGATTAGTTTACTAACGACCTCATCTCTTGCCCATCGTAATGATTACCAAAAGTTCTACAGGAGGCGACATGGCTTACGATTCGCTGCTTTCACCGCTCACCATGGGCAAGCTGACGCTCCCCAATCGAGTGCTGATGGCACCGCTGACTCGCGCTCGCACGCCGGATATGGTGCCCAAGGCGCTGCAGCAAACCTATTATGCGCAGCGCGCTGATGCCGGCTTGATATTCAGCGAGGCAACGAATATTTCTCCCACCGCGCGTGGTTATGTCTATACGCCGGGTATTTATA
This region includes:
- the hisC gene encoding histidinol-phosphate transaminase: MSKFWSPAVRELTPYVPGEQPRERLIKLNTNENPYPPAPGVEQTLRDFPADHLRLYPDPSATALREALAGEYGVATEQVFVGNGSDEVLALAFQAFFRQTQPLLMPAISYSFYPVYCKLYDVAYRSVALDDQWRVPLTAFDTDNGGIVFANPNAPTGHGHPREAIAALLERNTESVVLVDEAYVDFGGESTIPLVSRFPNLLVTGTFSKSRSLAGLRLGFAIGSRELIEGLERVKDSFNSFPVDSITIEVGIAALQDQAYFDACRERVITTREWTRHQLETLGFEVLPSQTNFLFVRHDAYQGRMLFDGLRERGILVRHFNKEALSDFLRISIGTDDEMTSLVEALEAICR